A DNA window from Niabella yanshanensis contains the following coding sequences:
- a CDS encoding SusC/RagA family TonB-linked outer membrane protein — protein sequence MRKNNRGFSRSGLCLLLFLCISYLSFAQSTKTISGSVMDDKQQPLRGVSVVVKNSKLGAVTNERGIYTLKGVPADATLVFSYTGFTDQEIRVTDQSAINITMSTTAVDLNEVVVIGYGTTRRKDLTGAVASVQTSKLEKEAPRSVQDLLRGNAAGIIIGQSNPGNTARGDADILVRGSGTLKAGSSPLNVVDGVIFDGTFADINPNDIQSIDILKDASATAVFGAKAANGVILITTKKGAAGKPRITFNANLGIVEKAGMPRVMNAEEFLNWRHDYEVGKRTDAFLNQYPEMFIDPRKLTNVTQLDWYNYDQKTPVTSVTEEQLTRAWLTRLELKAPEIDNYLANKITNWQDLVFQKGFQQDYTTSVSNKNENSSYYFSLNYVDREGIIVGNRFTNFRTRLNLESKITSFLKVGANTNFAVRNEGFLQSDWGQSAIISPYGSNNLDDTASIYRRLPTGDATPVNPFHDNLYRDRKNMYNTLNSSIYGIITLPLGFEFQSNFTPSFTWHDYYSHESSKNPQWTATGGSTERTNEKTYNWQIDNVLRWKRRFDDHNIEVTLLQNAEKGQFWRTKATTTNYYGADILSWHRIQAGTNPFNESEDTYRTGDALMARLYYSLKDKYMLTASVRRDGYSAFGAQNPRATFPAIALAWDFSEEKFMKNTSSWLDYGKLRLSWGKNGNRDIGQYEALSDMVSGLHPFIDQNGKVYLFPQLYVDRMANLGLKWEGKTSYNIGLDFSLFKRRLSGSIDAYTATTVDLLVDRALPEIIGFNSVAANLGQLNNKGFEISLSGNVIQKTDFNWNSGFIFMLNRRKIVHLYGDMIDVKDDSGNVIGQKEADDIKNKWFIGRDPDQFWDYERIGVWQRGEEAVAKKYNDSAPGDFKYKDQNGDSVMTDADRVFLGYKSPRFRWTWRNDFDYKRFTLSIFIYSNWGQREQFNRASNNSSFPDRTTDYVQPRWTSDNPINDYARIGSKNIGTNYVERSFVRLDNVSLSYGLPQPLLNKISVQSARISFAVRNVAFWAPHWKYGDPESGGYRTRNSEGNEYTPGQPMPRTYNLSFNLTL from the coding sequence ATGAGAAAGAACAACCGGGGATTTTCCAGGTCAGGCCTTTGCCTGCTGCTATTTTTATGCATTTCGTACCTGTCGTTTGCACAAAGTACCAAAACGATATCGGGCTCTGTTATGGACGACAAGCAGCAACCGTTGCGCGGTGTAAGTGTTGTTGTTAAGAATTCAAAATTAGGAGCCGTCACCAATGAGAGAGGGATTTACACACTAAAAGGAGTTCCGGCGGATGCTACGCTGGTGTTTAGTTATACAGGTTTTACCGATCAGGAAATAAGGGTGACTGATCAATCGGCCATTAATATTACAATGTCTACTACTGCTGTCGATCTGAACGAAGTAGTGGTAATTGGCTATGGTACTACCAGGAGAAAAGACCTTACCGGTGCTGTTGCATCGGTACAAACCAGTAAGTTAGAAAAGGAGGCGCCGCGGTCGGTACAGGACTTATTACGTGGCAATGCCGCCGGTATTATTATCGGGCAAAGCAACCCGGGCAATACAGCCAGAGGGGATGCTGATATATTAGTAAGAGGCTCAGGTACGTTGAAGGCTGGAAGCAGCCCCTTAAATGTGGTAGACGGGGTAATATTCGACGGTACATTTGCCGATATTAACCCTAATGACATACAATCTATAGACATCTTGAAAGATGCAAGTGCCACGGCGGTATTTGGAGCGAAAGCTGCGAATGGTGTTATTTTAATTACTACAAAAAAAGGTGCGGCTGGTAAACCCCGTATCACCTTCAATGCTAACCTAGGAATCGTAGAAAAAGCCGGAATGCCCCGTGTAATGAATGCCGAAGAGTTTTTAAACTGGCGGCATGATTATGAGGTGGGTAAAAGAACAGATGCATTTCTCAATCAGTACCCCGAGATGTTCATAGATCCGCGTAAGCTGACGAATGTAACCCAGCTGGATTGGTACAACTATGATCAGAAGACGCCAGTTACCTCTGTAACTGAAGAGCAATTAACCAGGGCCTGGTTAACCCGTCTTGAGTTAAAAGCACCGGAGATAGACAACTATCTAGCTAATAAAATAACAAACTGGCAGGATCTTGTTTTTCAAAAAGGATTTCAACAGGATTACACGACCAGTGTTTCTAATAAAAATGAAAACTCCAGCTATTATTTTTCACTCAATTATGTAGACCGGGAAGGAATTATCGTCGGCAATCGTTTCACCAATTTCAGGACCCGGTTAAACCTCGAGTCGAAAATCACCTCTTTTTTAAAAGTGGGTGCTAATACTAATTTTGCGGTACGGAACGAAGGCTTTTTACAGTCAGACTGGGGACAGTCTGCTATTATCTCTCCTTACGGGTCAAATAATTTAGATGATACAGCCAGCATTTACCGGAGGCTTCCGACAGGCGATGCCACGCCGGTAAACCCATTTCATGACAATCTGTACCGCGATCGTAAAAACATGTATAATACTTTAAACTCAAGTATTTATGGTATTATAACATTGCCATTGGGCTTTGAGTTTCAGTCCAACTTTACGCCTTCTTTTACATGGCATGACTATTACAGCCATGAGTCTTCAAAAAATCCGCAATGGACAGCCACCGGCGGAAGTACAGAAAGAACCAATGAGAAAACATACAACTGGCAAATCGATAACGTATTGAGATGGAAGAGACGTTTCGATGATCACAATATTGAAGTAACCCTGTTGCAGAATGCCGAAAAGGGACAATTTTGGCGTACCAAAGCCACAACAACCAACTACTATGGGGCAGATATTTTAAGCTGGCACCGTATACAGGCCGGTACTAACCCCTTTAACGAAAGCGAAGATACCTACCGTACCGGAGATGCCCTTATGGCAAGATTATATTATTCTTTGAAGGATAAATACATGCTCACGGCTTCTGTAAGACGGGATGGCTATTCTGCTTTTGGTGCGCAAAACCCCAGGGCCACCTTTCCGGCAATAGCCCTGGCATGGGATTTTTCGGAAGAAAAGTTCATGAAGAACACATCAAGCTGGCTGGACTACGGTAAGCTCAGACTCTCATGGGGTAAGAATGGCAACAGGGATATAGGACAATATGAGGCTTTATCAGATATGGTCTCCGGCTTGCATCCTTTTATTGATCAGAATGGGAAAGTATATCTCTTCCCGCAGCTTTATGTTGATCGCATGGCTAACCTGGGGTTAAAATGGGAGGGTAAAACCTCTTATAATATAGGGTTGGATTTCTCCCTGTTCAAAAGACGGCTGAGTGGAAGTATCGATGCCTATACAGCTACTACGGTTGATTTGTTAGTAGACCGTGCACTTCCCGAAATTATTGGTTTTAACAGTGTAGCGGCTAACCTGGGGCAGTTAAATAACAAGGGCTTTGAAATTTCTTTAAGCGGAAATGTTATTCAAAAAACAGATTTTAACTGGAACTCTGGTTTTATATTCATGCTGAACCGGAGAAAGATTGTGCATCTGTATGGTGATATGATTGATGTTAAAGATGATAGTGGAAATGTAATTGGCCAGAAAGAAGCTGACGATATTAAGAATAAGTGGTTTATAGGTAGGGATCCGGACCAGTTCTGGGATTACGAGCGAATCGGTGTGTGGCAAAGGGGAGAAGAAGCAGTGGCAAAGAAATATAATGATAGTGCACCGGGAGATTTTAAATACAAAGACCAAAATGGCGATAGTGTGATGACCGATGCCGATAGGGTTTTTCTTGGATATAAAAGTCCCCGTTTCCGCTGGACGTGGAGAAATGATTTCGACTATAAAAGATTTACGCTTTCGATATTTATTTATTCCAACTGGGGACAAAGAGAGCAGTTTAACAGGGCAAGTAATAACTCAAGTTTTCCGGACCGAACTACCGATTATGTTCAACCGCGCTGGACTTCGGATAACCCTATCAATGACTATGCTAGGATTGGTTCCAAAAATATTGGCACCAACTACGTGGAGCGATCCTTTGTACGGCTGGACAATGTTTCATTATCTTATGGCTTACCGCAACCCCTGTTAAATAAAATCAGTGTTCAATCAGCGCGCATTTCATTTGCTGTAAGAAATGTAGCTTTTTGGGCACCACATTGGAAGTATGGAGATCCGGAATCAGGAGGATATCGTACGCGTAATTCAGAAGGGAATGAATATACACCCGGGCAACCGATGCCTCGTACTTATAATCTGAGCTTCAATTTAACACTTTAA
- a CDS encoding RagB/SusD family nutrient uptake outer membrane protein, whose amino-acid sequence MKRYFYINIVLISLIMLAACSKDWLKPDQLSKYDPNTALVNAQGMYFALAACERNMRHEYFGDAAPILTEIIQSDVAVEGTTDKAGPQMNMDASLLPDAQLNHNDYTKVGWYWYEGYKGIKYANTVISRIDTAVFKGEAEKNAVLGAAYFHRAYRYFKLTHQFGDVPFLDKEYSEPKYDFYTYDRWSILERMKKDLEFAYQWVPEKVDRGRASRAACGVLLMKVCMALTDFDRAIQVGKEIVAIHPLMKNRFTSNATKPNTNLMFDLHSVEAKLSTSNTEGLMYVVAYPETELAESPNARIRSMRNAVPFWNSGNIKTPDGRAGTSVIIDPAESDPAMDLNKTYGRGIGRLRPTWYFTNEIWRADKEASDTRGILNKDSWRRMEDLKYNHPDLKKNNNAWYGKNFVKPAAMSVEDTIRLWFSWPHYKVFVPDPTQAQWEGGETPWYIYRSAEVFLMIAECYYWKDDLAQAAINLNEVRARAGALPLTASDVNIGEILDERARELYYEENRHIELVRIAYTYAKTKKPCEIFGGRVYQLENISGPGGTNSNIKQAGVNFWYDRVVSRSNFYNKGVRHRWAEYKVSVHHLLWPVPANAINTNLKGVINQNIGYPGAEKNVAPLKVE is encoded by the coding sequence ATGAAAAGATATTTTTATATAAACATAGTACTCATATCGTTGATCATGCTGGCAGCTTGTAGCAAGGACTGGCTCAAGCCGGATCAATTATCCAAATATGACCCCAATACTGCTTTGGTGAACGCTCAGGGAATGTATTTTGCTTTAGCTGCCTGTGAACGGAATATGCGCCACGAATATTTTGGAGATGCAGCACCTATTCTGACCGAAATTATACAATCTGATGTAGCAGTAGAAGGAACTACGGATAAAGCCGGCCCTCAAATGAACATGGATGCTTCACTTTTACCGGATGCGCAGTTAAATCATAACGACTACACCAAGGTAGGCTGGTATTGGTATGAAGGCTATAAAGGTATTAAGTATGCCAATACGGTTATATCAAGAATTGATACGGCAGTATTTAAAGGTGAGGCTGAAAAGAATGCCGTATTAGGGGCGGCTTATTTCCACAGGGCTTACCGCTATTTTAAACTCACACACCAGTTTGGAGATGTTCCATTTCTTGATAAGGAATACAGCGAACCTAAATATGATTTTTATACCTATGACCGCTGGAGTATCCTGGAACGTATGAAAAAGGACCTGGAATTTGCTTATCAATGGGTGCCAGAGAAGGTAGACCGGGGCCGGGCTTCAAGAGCTGCCTGTGGGGTATTATTAATGAAGGTTTGTATGGCTTTGACAGATTTTGACCGGGCGATCCAGGTAGGTAAGGAAATTGTTGCCATACATCCTTTGATGAAAAACCGCTTTACCAGCAATGCCACAAAACCCAATACCAACCTGATGTTTGATTTACACAGCGTGGAAGCTAAGCTAAGCACATCTAATACCGAAGGCCTGATGTATGTAGTAGCCTATCCTGAAACTGAACTCGCGGAAAGTCCCAATGCACGTATTAGAAGCATGCGTAATGCGGTTCCGTTCTGGAATAGCGGCAATATCAAAACCCCTGATGGCAGGGCCGGAACCAGTGTTATTATAGATCCTGCGGAATCGGACCCGGCTATGGATCTGAATAAAACGTATGGCAGGGGCATTGGAAGATTACGCCCTACCTGGTACTTTACCAACGAAATATGGCGCGCCGATAAGGAAGCAAGCGATACAAGAGGAATATTAAATAAGGATAGCTGGCGTAGGATGGAGGATTTAAAGTACAATCATCCCGATCTGAAGAAGAACAATAATGCATGGTATGGTAAGAATTTTGTTAAACCTGCGGCTATGAGTGTGGAGGATACAATACGTTTATGGTTCTCCTGGCCCCATTATAAAGTGTTTGTTCCTGATCCGACGCAGGCCCAGTGGGAAGGAGGCGAAACGCCATGGTATATTTATCGTTCGGCAGAGGTTTTCCTGATGATAGCAGAATGTTATTATTGGAAAGATGATTTGGCACAGGCTGCCATAAATCTTAACGAAGTGCGTGCGAGAGCCGGCGCATTGCCCCTGACAGCATCTGATGTAAACATAGGAGAAATACTGGACGAAAGGGCACGTGAGTTGTATTATGAAGAAAACCGGCATATTGAGCTGGTAAGGATTGCCTATACTTATGCTAAAACAAAAAAGCCTTGCGAAATATTTGGAGGACGCGTGTATCAACTGGAGAATATAAGTGGGCCAGGCGGAACAAACTCCAATATAAAACAGGCGGGCGTTAATTTCTGGTACGACAGGGTAGTAAGCAGGAGCAATTTTTACAATAAAGGTGTAAGACACCGATGGGCCGAGTATAAGGTGAGTGTGCATCACCTGCTGTGGCCGGTGCCGGCTAATGCTATTAATACCAACTTAAAGGGCGT